The following are from one region of the Sorghum bicolor cultivar BTx623 chromosome 2, Sorghum_bicolor_NCBIv3, whole genome shotgun sequence genome:
- the LOC8054980 gene encoding uncharacterized protein LOC8054980, which produces MAFSGRIKELMRKYGKVAVGVHLSVSCASIAGLYVAINNNVDVEAVFRRFGMSPGVTVDGEASPAPASSDGPLPPRPSEVLQEETERERQPRNRTMELVASSGGALGLALLCNKALFPVRVPITIALTPPVARALSRWRVVKS; this is translated from the coding sequence atggcgttCTCCGGCAGGATCAAGGAGCTCATGAGGAAGTACGGCAAGGTGGCCGTGGGCGTCCACCTATCCGTCTCGTGCGCCTCCATCGCTGGCCTCTACGTCGCCATCAACAACAACGTCGACGTCGAAGCCGTCTTCCGGAGGTTCGGCATGTCCCCTGGCGTCACCGTTGACGGCGAGGCCTCACCCGCCCCTGCCTCCAGCGACGGCCCCCTGCCGCCCAGACCCAGCGAGGTCCTGCAAGAAGAGACGGAGCGGGAGCGGCAGCCCCGCAACAGGACGATGGAGCTCGTGGCGTCGAGCGGCGGCGCGCTCGGGCTCGCGCTTCTCTGCAACAAGGCACTGTTCCCCGTGAGGGTCCCCATCACCATCGCGCTCACGCCGCCCGTCGCCAGGGCCCTGAGCCGCTGGAGGGTCGTCAAGAGCTGA